The nucleotide window CCTACATGCGCGGCCGCACCCTCAACTCGGCGTTCATCGTGCTCGACGAGGCCCAGAACACGACGCCGGAGCAGATGAAGATGTTCCTCACCCGGCTGGGATTCGGTTCGCAGATGGTCGTCACCGGCGACATCACCCAGGTCGACCTCCCGGCCGGAGCCAGCGGGCTCCGCCTCGTCACCCGCGTGCTCGACGGCATCGACGACATCGCCTTCGTGCGATTGACCAGCGCCGACGTCGTGCGCCACAGCCTTGTCGGACGCATCGTCGATGCGTACACCGAATACGACGCGCAGAAGCAGGCCCAACGCTACGAAAGCGAACAGGCCCGCGACTTCGCCGCCCGCGCTCCGCACCAGGGGAATCCGCGCGATCGCACCCCGAAACGGAGATCCAGTTGAGCATCGAAATCAACAACGAGTCGGCCATCCCGGTCGACGAAGCCGCCATCCTCCGGCTGGCCGCCTTCGCCCTCGACGCCATGCACGTGCACGCAGACGCCGAACTGGCGATCGTGCTCGTCGACGAGGGCGCCATGGAACAGCTGCACGTGCAGTGGATGGACGAACCTGGCCCCACCGACGTGCTGAGCTTCCCGATGGACGAACTGCGCCCGGGCACCGAGGACGCGCAGACCCCGCCAGGCCTGCTCGGCGACATCGTGCTCTGCCCCCAGGTGGCGCAGGGCCAGGCCGAGACTGCGGGGCACAGCACCCTCGACGAACTGCTGCTGCTCACCACCCACGGCGTGCTGCACCTGCTGGGCTTCGACCACGCCGAGCCCGAAGAAGAGAAGGAGATGTTCGGCATCCAGCGCGACATCCTGATCGGCTTCGCCATGCAGGAACGACGCCGCACCACATGATCGTCGGGTGGTTCCTCACGGCCGCCATCCTGCTCGTCGCGTTCGGCGGGCTGATGGCCGCCGTCGACTCCTCAATCACATCCCAGTCCCGGGCCGACATCGCCGAACTCGCCGTGACGAGCCGGGCGAAGCGGTCTCTCCGCGCCATCTCCGCCGACACCGGCGCTCACCTCAACGCCATCAACTTCGTCCGGATTATCGCGGAGACCACCGCCGCGGTGCTCGTCACCCTGGTGTTCGCCACGACGATCGAACAGATCTGGCTGGCGCTGCTGCTGTCGGCGCTGCTCATGACGGCGGTCTCGTTCGTGCTCGTCGGGGCCAGCCCCCGCAGCGTGGGCCGCGCCCACCCGAAAACCCTGCTGGTGCTCACGGCCGTGCTCGTGCACTTCCTCAGGGTGCTGCTCGGACCGGTGGCCAACGCCCTCGTCGCACTCGGCAACAGGGTGACGCCCGGTCGCAGTCGGCTCGCCACCTTTACTTCGGAGGACCAGCTTCTGAGCATGGTCGATGAGGCGACGGAACTGGACGTGATCGAGGAAGACGACCGCGAGCTCATCCACTCGATCTTCGAGTTCAGCGAGACCGTGGTGCGTGAGGTGATGATCCCGCGCACCGATATGGTCACCATCGACGCCGACGCAACTGTCGGCGCGGCGATGGGCCTGTTCCTCAGCAAGGGCTACTCCAGGGTCCCCGTGGTCGATGGCGAAGTCGACGACGTCATCGGGGTACTCTACCTGCGCGACGTAGCCAGGCTCGTCTACGAACGCCCCCGCAACCTGGAGACGCTCCGAGTGCGGGAACTGGCCAAGCCGGCGCAGTTCGTGCCCGAGTCCAAGAAGGCCGACGCCCTGCTCCGCCAGATGCAGCTGGAATCCAACCACCTCGCCATGGTCGTCGACGAGTACGGCGGAATCGCCGGACTCGTGACCCTGGAGGACCTGATCGAGGAACTCGTCGGCGACATCTCCGACGAATACGATCGCGACGTCGTCGAGATCGAAGACCTGGGTTCAGGCCGCTTCCGGGTGAGTGCCCGGCTGCCCGTCGACGAACTCGGCGAACTCTTCGACCTCGACCTCGACGACGACGAGGTGGACTCGGTCGGCGGACTGCTGGCCAAGGCCCTCGGTAGGTTGCCGGTGGCCGGGTCCGAAGCCAGAACCAGCGGATTGATCCTCACCGCAGAGCGCACTGAGGGTCGCCGCAAACGAATCAGCACAGTGCTGGTCGAACCAGACAAGGCGTTGAGAGACGCCCAGTCCGCATTCCTGGGAATGCCGGACGCAGAAGGAGCACACGGCCATGACAAGTGAACCTGATTTCCGGGCGGGGTTCGTCTCCTTCGTCGGACGACCCAATGTGGGCAAGTCCACGCTGACGAACGCCCTGGTGGGGGAGAAGGTCGCCATCACGTCGTCGAAGCCGCAGACCACCCGCCGCGCCATCCGCGGCATCGTGCACCAGAAGAACGGCCAGCTGATCCTGGTCGATACCCCCGGCATCCACCGGCCCCGCACCCTGCTCGGCGAGCGGCTGAACAGCCTGGTGCAGTCCACCCTGAGCGGCGTCGACGTGGTGGGCCTCTGCATTCCGGCGAATGAACCGATCGGGCCGGGCGACAAGTTCATCAACGAACAGCTCGACAACTTCCCGCGCGCCAAGAAGGTCGCCATCGTCACGAAGATCGACATGTCGTCCAAGACCAGCGTGGCCAACCAGCTCCTCGCGGTGTCGCAGCTGCGCGACTGGGAGGCCATCGTGCCGATCTCCGCGACCAGCCGCATCCAGCTCGACGTGCTCAGCAGCGAACTGCTGCGCCTGCTGCCGCTCAGCGACGCGCCGCTGTACCCGGCGGATGCCGTCACCGACGAGAGCCTGGAATCCAGGATCTCCGAGTACATCCGTGAGGCCGCCCTCGAGGGTGTGACCGACGAGCTGCCGCACTCGATCGCCGTCACGATCGACGACATCATCGAGCGTGACGACCAGGAGCTCGTGGAGATCTACGCGAACCTGTTCGTGGAACGGGACAGCCAGAAGGGCATCATCATCGGCAAGTCGGGCAGCCGGCTCAAGGATGTCGGCATGCGCGCCCGCAAGCAGATCGAACCGCTCATCGGCAAGCGAGTGTTCCTGTCGTTGCGGGTGAAGGTCGCCAAGGAATGGCAGCGCGACCCGAAGCAGCTCGGCCGCCTCGGCTTCTAGCCAGTAGACCCCGCCCCGATGTGGCCCCGCGCCACGTCGGTCGGTCGAGCCTGTGCAGACCCCGCGACCCGGCCTCCAGAGCGCCGGCATGCGATGGTCGAGCTTGTCGAGACCCCGTAACCCGGCCTCAAAACGCGCCCATCCGTTGGTCGAGCCTGTCGAGACCCCGCTACTCGGCCTCGAGAACGCACCCCGCGCTGGTCGAGCCTGTCGAGACCCGGCGACCCGGCCTCAGAGCAGCTGGGTATTAGTCGAAGTCACGTTCTGAGGAGATAGTGACTTTATGAGGAGATAGTGAGTTTATGAGGACGGAATCGGCCATAACGTCCTAATTTGCGGCCTATTTCCTAT belongs to Cryobacterium sp. SO2 and includes:
- the era gene encoding GTPase Era; amino-acid sequence: MTSEPDFRAGFVSFVGRPNVGKSTLTNALVGEKVAITSSKPQTTRRAIRGIVHQKNGQLILVDTPGIHRPRTLLGERLNSLVQSTLSGVDVVGLCIPANEPIGPGDKFINEQLDNFPRAKKVAIVTKIDMSSKTSVANQLLAVSQLRDWEAIVPISATSRIQLDVLSSELLRLLPLSDAPLYPADAVTDESLESRISEYIREAALEGVTDELPHSIAVTIDDIIERDDQELVEIYANLFVERDSQKGIIIGKSGSRLKDVGMRARKQIEPLIGKRVFLSLRVKVAKEWQRDPKQLGRLGF
- the ybeY gene encoding rRNA maturation RNase YbeY, translating into MSIEINNESAIPVDEAAILRLAAFALDAMHVHADAELAIVLVDEGAMEQLHVQWMDEPGPTDVLSFPMDELRPGTEDAQTPPGLLGDIVLCPQVAQGQAETAGHSTLDELLLLTTHGVLHLLGFDHAEPEEEKEMFGIQRDILIGFAMQERRRTT
- a CDS encoding hemolysin family protein, with translation MIVGWFLTAAILLVAFGGLMAAVDSSITSQSRADIAELAVTSRAKRSLRAISADTGAHLNAINFVRIIAETTAAVLVTLVFATTIEQIWLALLLSALLMTAVSFVLVGASPRSVGRAHPKTLLVLTAVLVHFLRVLLGPVANALVALGNRVTPGRSRLATFTSEDQLLSMVDEATELDVIEEDDRELIHSIFEFSETVVREVMIPRTDMVTIDADATVGAAMGLFLSKGYSRVPVVDGEVDDVIGVLYLRDVARLVYERPRNLETLRVRELAKPAQFVPESKKADALLRQMQLESNHLAMVVDEYGGIAGLVTLEDLIEELVGDISDEYDRDVVEIEDLGSGRFRVSARLPVDELGELFDLDLDDDEVDSVGGLLAKALGRLPVAGSEARTSGLILTAERTEGRRKRISTVLVEPDKALRDAQSAFLGMPDAEGAHGHDK